From Vigna unguiculata cultivar IT97K-499-35 chromosome 5, ASM411807v1, whole genome shotgun sequence, the proteins below share one genomic window:
- the LOC114185663 gene encoding ankyrin repeat and zinc finger domain-containing protein 1 — MATHLAAAKATATTSSQDKRHRSIFDVPSNFFDSARLLPSPHSSVSDHHPVGQTQTLESSTNDVVIFDDSQNAVVAAPRLTCNTCRTQFDSLQDQRAHFKSDIHRFNVKLTIAGKNIVKEEDFEVLTSEFVKDYDMSSISGSESDDSESEIVLHDKSSENFKQKLFFLLQTGQRVSVWKSLIMNVTENVLYDDEKAENEVVQKLKSLTAEPRNNTQLRIVLLASGGHFAGCVFDGDVVVAHKTFHRYVVRAKAGKKQSSKDASGRSIHSAGASLRRYNELALKKEVHELFTAWKPYFDASNCVFIHAPSSSRQLLYDGERPYFGNQQCAVRNIALSVRRPTFREVKRVYSQLTQVTYEADEKEVLQSKQEDLVSVHISKINGSQISNQGNGAVLDDKDKAEACSSRQNDEPSISSNGESENELCGKSTPLHQAAQSGDSVKVLELLEQGFDPCSKDERGRTPYMLAHDKEVRNNFRRFMASNLDKWDWHAAKVPSALTKEMEESQAAKQAEKDAKRKARAKELKKLRKAKEKKAQVEATVAKNDSKTVEKLVTASTSIKGQSQLKSGVQLSKEDQIRMAQAAEREKRAAAAERRMAALKIQANSTTAAPSMSGPKSGLAGDIYCSCCNSSLAGKVPFHRYNYKYCSTSCMHVHKDILDDQ; from the exons ATGGCTACTCATCTTGCTGCAGCAAAGGCCACCGCGACGACGTCGTCTCAGGATAAACGACACCGTTCCATCTTCGATGTTCCGTCGAATTTCTTCGACTCTGCTCGCCTTCTCCCTTCTCCACACTCTTCCGTTTCCGATCACCACCCCGTAGGCCAAACCCAAACCCTTGAATCCTCCACAAACGACGTCGTTATTTTTGATGACTCTCAAAACGCTGTCGTTGCTGCGCCTAGGTTGACCTGCAATACCTGCAGAACTCAATTTGATTCCCTCCAAGACCAGCGTGCCCATTTCAAATCCGACATTCATCGGTTCAAC GTGAAGCTGACAATTGCGGGAAAGAATATTGTGAAGGAAGAAGATTTTGAGGTGCTGACATCTGAATTTGTCAAAGACTATGATATGTCAAGTATATCGGGATCAGAAAGTGATGATTCAGAAAGTGAAATTGTACTGCATGACAAGTCGAGTGAAAATTTTAAACAGAAactcttcttccttcttcagACAGGGCAGAGAGTTTCCGTCTGGAAGAGCTTGATTATGAATGTGACTGAAAATGTATTGTATGATGATGAAAAGGCAGAGAATGAAGTTGTTCAGAAGTTGAAATCTCTGACTGCTGAGCCCAGAAACAATACCCAATTGAGGATTGTTCTGCTTGCATCTGGTGGGCACTTTGCAGGTTGTGTCTTTGACGGTGATGTTGTTGTGGCTCACAAGACATTTCACAG ATATGTTGTACGGGCCAAGGCAGGAAAAAAACAATCATCTAAAGATGCTTCTGGCAGGTCTATACATTCTGCTGGGGCCTCACTTCGTCGTTATAATGAACTTGCATTAAAGAAG GAAGTGCATGAACTGTTTACTGCTTGGAAACCCTATTTTGATGCCTCCAACTGCGTATTTATTCATGCTCCTTCAAGTAGTCGTCAACTGCTTTATGATGGAGAAAGACCATATTTTGGTAATCAGCAGTGTGCTGTTAGAAACATTGCTTTGAGTGTTCGGAGGCCTACTTTCAGGGAAGTAAAGCGTGTATATAGTCAGTTGACTCAGGTAACCTACGAAGCTGATGAGAAGGAAGTTTTACAAAGCAAACAAGAGGATTTGGTATCAGTTcacatttctaaaataaatggCAGTCAAATCTCCAACCAAGGTAATGGGGCTGTGTTGGATGACAAAGATAAAGCTGAAGCTTGTTCAAGTAGACAAAATGATGAACCCTCCATTTCGAGTAATGGAGAAAGTGAGAATGAGCTATGTGGTAAATCAACTCCTTTACATCAAGCAGCCCAATCTGGAGACTCTGTAAAGGTTTTGGAACTCCTGGAACAGGGCTTCGATCCTTGCTCCAAAGATGAAAGGGGACGGACCCCATATATGTTGGCACATGACAAAGAAGTGAGGAATAATTTCAGAAGGTTTATGGCATCAAATCTTGACAAATGGGATTGGCATGCTGCCAAAGTGCCCAGTGCATTGACCAAAGAAATGGAAGAATCACAAGCTGCTAAGCAG GCTGAAAAAGATGCTAAGAGAAAAGCAAGAGCAAAAGAATTAAAGAAATTGCGtaaagcaaaagaaaagaaggCTCAG GTTGAAGCCACCGTGGCAAAGAATGATTCCAAAACTGTGGAGAAGCTAGTAACTGCTTCAACATCGATAAAGGGACAATCTCAACTAAAAAGTGGCGTGCAATTATCCAAAGAG GACCAAATAAGAATGGCACAGGCTGCCGAAAGAGAAAAGCGAGCAGCTGCTGCTGAGAGGAGAATGGCTGCCCTCAAAATTCAAGCTAACAGTACAACCGCTGCACCAAGCATGTCAGGGCCAAAAAGTGGATTAGCCGGTGACATTTACTGTTCCTGTTGCAATTCATCTCTTGCTGGCAAAGTTCCCTTCCACCGGTATAATTACAAATACTGCAGCACATCATGCATGCATGTACACAAGGACATCCTGGATGATCAATGA
- the LOC114185520 gene encoding fasciclin-like arabinogalactan protein 10: MVNLTKPLSVPVPSFNSSSHSHSHFHTPTLSSLSIMAAHSHLPLLLLLSLLAVVSAHNITDILAADPQYSDFNNFLTQTRLADEINTRQTITVLVLNNAAFSAVADKHPLSVVKNVLSLHILLDYFDNTKLHQITNGTTLSTTLYQTTGTASGNVGSVNITDLKGGKVGFGSAASGSKLDSSYTKSVKQIPYNISVIEISAPIIAPGILAAPPPSADLNITALIEKAGCKTFASLISTNGLVKTFQSTADKGLTIFAPNDEAFKARGVPDLSKLTNAEIVSLLQYHATAKYLPVGSLKTTKDAINTLASNGAGKFDFTVSNAGDSLTIHTGVDNSRIADTVLDSTPLTIYSVDNLLLPPELFATSPSPAPAPEPASSPSPSPAPTPAEAPSPLPASPPAPAGETPAGAPADAPSAAAERSTSSGKSDGVHVKASAVLTVTVTALSALLIFTTFM, translated from the coding sequence ATGGTTAACCTAACCAAACCACTATCAGTGCCCGTGCCATCTTTTAACTCCTCTTCCCACTCTCACTCTCACTTCCACACTCCCACGCTATCTTCTCTCTCAATTATGGCTGCTCACTCTCACCTCCCCCTGCTCCTCCTCCTCTCACTCCTCGCCGTCGTCTCCGCCCACAACATCACCGACATTCTCGCCGCCGACCCGCAGTACAGCGACTTCAACAACTTCCTCACCCAAACCAGATTAGCAGACGAAATCAACACGCGCCAGACCATCACCGTGCTCGTCCTCAACAACGCTGCATTCTCCGCCGTCGCCGACAAGCACCCCCTCTCAGTCGTCAAAAACGTCCTAAGCCTCCACATCCTCCTCGACTACTTCGACAACACCAAACTCCACCAAATCACCAACGGCACGACGCTCTCCACCACGCTCTACCAAACCACTGGCACTGCCAGCGGCAACGTCGGATCGGTCAACATCACCGATCTTAAGGGTGGCAAAGTCGGCTTCGGCTCCGCGGCTTCAGGATCCAAGCTTGACTCGAGCTACACCAAATCGGTCAAACAAATCCCCTACAACATCTCCGTCATCGAAATCAGCGCGCCTATTATCGCGCCGGGGATACTCGCGGCTCCTCCGCCGTCAGCCGACCTAAACATTACGGCTCTCATCGAGAAAGCCGGATGCAAAACGTTCGCCTCACTCATCTCCACTAACGGACTGGTTAAAACATTTCAGTCAACGGCGGATAAAGGTTTGACTATTTTCGCACCTAATGATGAAGCGTTCAAGGCGCGTGGTGTACCTGATTTGAGCAAGCTCACCAACGCTGAAATAGTCTCGCTCTTACAGTACCACGCCACCGCCAAATACCTTCCGGTTGGATCTCTCAAAACCACCAAAGATGCTATCAATACTTTAGCCTCCAACGGCGCCGGAAAATTCGACTTCACCGTTTCCAACGCCGGCGACTCTCTAACGATCCACACCGGCGTCGACAACTCCAGAATCGCCGACACTGTTCTAGATTCCACTCCGCTCACAATTTACTCCGTCGACAACCTTCTCCTTCCGCCGGAGCTTTTCGCTACATCGCCGTCGCCCGCTCCGGCGCCGGAACCAGCTAGCTCGCCTTCTCCATCTCCGGCGCCAACTCCAGCAGAAGCGCCTTCTCCACTTCCAGCGTCTCCTCCGGCTCCTGCGGGAGAGACTCCAGCTGGCGCACCAGCGGACGCGCCGTCAGCTGCGGCTGAGCGGAGCACCTCCAGCGGCAAGAGTGACGGTGTTCACGTGAAAGCTTCTGCGGTTCTCACTGTTACAGTGACTGCTTTGTCGGCTTTGTTGATTTTCACtacttttatgtaa